A single genomic interval of Hevea brasiliensis isolate MT/VB/25A 57/8 chromosome 4, ASM3005281v1, whole genome shotgun sequence harbors:
- the LOC131179538 gene encoding uncharacterized protein LOC131179538 translates to MSSTSRAWMVAASIGVVESLKDQGLCRWNYALRSLQQHAKNNIRSYSQQPKKLLSAASKKLRDEKLKQSEESLRTVMYLSCWGPN, encoded by the coding sequence ATGAGTTCTACAAGCAGAGCTTGGATGGTAGCAGCAAGTATAGGAGTAGTAGAGTCACTGAAAGATCAAGGATTGTGCAGATGGAACTATGCACTGAGGTCACTTCAACAACATGCCAAGAACAATATCAGATCATATTCTCAGCAGCCTAAAAAATTGCTTTCTGCTGCTTCGAAGAAGCTGAGAGATGAGAAGTTGAAACAATCTGAGGAGTCTCTCAGAACAGTTATGTATTTGAGCTGTTGGGGTCCTAATTGA
- the LOC110638500 gene encoding uncharacterized protein LOC110638500: protein MKNPLILFPLKLPLVFDSLSHHIEIHRPLSLPQPIYTSTRMYTETMTPTRKAWVVAAAIGAVEALKDCRWNYTVRSIQQNAKNNIRSFAQAKMPSSSSGSGSSSTTAANGSRNAKSRLNAREASLEKAMSLSCWGPTTTRF from the coding sequence ATGAAGAATCCATTGATTCTTTTCCCCCTTAAGCTGCCACTGGTTTTTGACTCTCTATCCCACCATATAGAGATCCACCGACCCCTTTCTCTACCTCAACCCATCTACACTTCTACGCGCATGTATACAGAAACTATGACACCTACAAGGAAAGCTTGGGTTGTGGCTGCCGCTATTGGTGCTGTGGAAGCACTTAAAGATTGCAGGTGGAATTACACTGTAAGGTCTATACAACAAAATGCCAAGAACAATATTAGGTCGTTTGCCCAAGCCAAgatgccttcttcttcttctgggtCTGGGTCTTCATCAACAACAGCAGCAAATGGAAGTAGGAATGCTAAAAGTAGGTTGAACGCAAGGGAGGCTTCTTTGGAGAAAGCAATGAGTTTGAGCTGCTGGGGGCCCACTACTACAAGATTTTAG